A genomic region of Terriglobia bacterium contains the following coding sequences:
- a CDS encoding L-threonylcarbamoyladenylate synthase codes for MKTQVLQVRRDAGKGDRTLWQAALIIRLGGLVAFPTETVYGLGANALDRAAILRIFEAKKRPTWDPIIVHASNLGMLRNLVRVWPEKAEALAQKFMPGPLTLLLPKRDVIPSVCTAGRDKVGVRIPSHPVARALIDAAQTPIAAPSANLFGGTSPTTAAHVLDDLDGRIDAVLDAGPADVGVESTVIDPTQDYPAIYRPGGVTREQIEEVIGPVHMVEHSIGEEEPTSLESPGLGIRHYAPKSKLVLVESEDELSDVAMRVLQHGQKIGLMLPSDWLHGMQSEAVVFDWGKWNDLDTLAQRLYAGLRWLDEQGVEITICPMPSAEGLGVAIQDRLKKAAG; via the coding sequence ATGAAAACCCAAGTTCTGCAGGTCCGGCGCGACGCCGGAAAAGGCGATCGCACGTTGTGGCAGGCCGCGCTGATCATACGGCTCGGCGGACTCGTCGCCTTCCCCACTGAGACTGTCTACGGGCTGGGCGCAAATGCCCTGGATCGCGCCGCCATCCTCAGAATCTTTGAAGCAAAGAAACGTCCAACGTGGGACCCGATCATTGTCCACGCGTCGAACCTCGGCATGCTGCGCAACCTGGTGCGAGTGTGGCCGGAGAAGGCCGAGGCACTTGCGCAGAAGTTTATGCCGGGGCCGCTGACTTTGCTTCTACCCAAGCGGGATGTCATTCCTTCGGTGTGCACGGCTGGCCGCGACAAGGTGGGCGTGCGGATTCCGTCGCATCCGGTCGCGCGCGCGCTGATTGATGCGGCGCAGACGCCGATTGCAGCGCCGAGCGCGAACCTGTTCGGGGGAACGAGCCCTACGACAGCGGCGCACGTACTGGATGACCTGGATGGGCGAATCGATGCCGTGCTCGATGCGGGTCCGGCGGATGTTGGGGTGGAGTCGACGGTGATAGATCCCACGCAAGATTACCCCGCGATCTACAGGCCGGGTGGGGTGACGCGCGAGCAAATCGAAGAAGTGATTGGGCCAGTGCACATGGTCGAGCATTCGATTGGCGAGGAAGAGCCGACCAGTTTGGAATCGCCGGGGTTGGGAATCAGGCATTACGCGCCGAAATCCAAGCTGGTGCTGGTGGAGAGCGAAGACGAACTTTCGGATGTTGCAATGAGGGTGTTACAGCACGGGCAGAAAATAGGGCTGATGCTGCCGTCGGACTGGTTACACGGAATGCAGTCGGAGGCGGTGGTGTTCGACTGGGGGAAGTGGAATGATCTCGACACCCTGGCACAAAGACTGTACGCGGGCCTGCGATGGCTCGATGAACAGGGAGTGGAGATCACAATTTGTCCAATGCCCTCCGCAGAAGGGTTGGGAGTGGCGATACAGGATCGATTGAAGAAGGCGGCGGGGTGA
- the dcd gene encoding dCTP deaminase, translated as MAIKSDRWIRKMALEHDMINPFCEKQVRQGVVSYGLSSYGYDLRVADEFKIFTNVMSAIVDPKKFDEKSFVTIQAEVCIVPPNSFALARSVEYFKIPRDVLTICVGKSTYARCGIIVNVTPFEPEWEGFVTLEISNTTPLPAKIYANEGLCQILFFQGDEPCETSYADKKGKYQAQHGIVLPKL; from the coding sequence ATGGCAATCAAGAGCGACCGTTGGATTCGGAAGATGGCACTCGAGCACGACATGATCAACCCGTTCTGCGAGAAGCAGGTGCGGCAGGGGGTGGTGTCTTACGGGCTGTCGTCGTATGGGTACGACTTGCGCGTGGCCGACGAGTTCAAAATCTTCACCAACGTGATGTCCGCCATCGTCGATCCCAAGAAGTTCGACGAAAAGTCGTTCGTTACCATCCAGGCCGAAGTGTGCATCGTGCCGCCGAACTCGTTTGCGCTGGCGCGGTCGGTGGAATACTTCAAGATTCCGAGGGATGTATTGACGATCTGCGTGGGTAAATCCACGTATGCGCGGTGCGGGATCATTGTGAACGTGACGCCGTTCGAGCCGGAGTGGGAAGGTTTCGTGACGCTAGAGATTTCAAACACGACGCCGCTGCCGGCGAAGATTTACGCCAACGAGGGGCTTTGCCAAATCCTGTTCTTCCAGGGCGACGAGCCCTGCGAAACCAGCTACGCGGATAAGAAAGGGAAGTACCAGGCACAGCACGGAATCGTTTTGCCCAAGCTGTGA
- a CDS encoding HU family DNA-binding protein, which yields MIKLDIINEVVSRTGVTKTKAERAVEIVFETMKQALAKGDRIELRGFGVFNVRPRKTGIGRNPRTGAEVNIPPGKAVRFKPGKELHSID from the coding sequence GTGATCAAGCTCGATATTATCAACGAAGTCGTGAGCCGGACCGGCGTCACCAAGACGAAGGCCGAGCGCGCGGTGGAAATCGTCTTCGAGACGATGAAACAGGCACTTGCGAAGGGCGATCGCATCGAGCTTCGCGGTTTCGGCGTCTTCAACGTCCGTCCGCGCAAGACCGGCATCGGCCGCAATCCGCGTACCGGCGCCGAAGTCAACATTCCACCGGGCAAGGCCGTCCGCTTCAAGCCCGGCAAGGAGTTGCACTCCATCGACTAA
- a CDS encoding site-2 protease family protein, giving the protein MSESGIPVSPPEIHEFRQYPVYVVQPSRPRYWLHLLLLLLTLLTTTIVGAQLQANFDHNVPVLRPGDTYLPLFPFEWLVRDPHAILRGIPFSLTLMLILFAHEMGHYICARRYHVSATLPFFIPAPTLIGTLGAFIRIKSYIPTREALFDIGIAGPIAGFIFAVPAMFAGLLLSRPGVHLVGDDIALGYPAIFHLGRLALPHAAAAFTHPLSSLNPHPIAIAAWVGMFATALNLLPGGQLDGGHIIYAAFPRAHKWVSMLTIVALIPLSFFGWLGWLLWAAILGVTGLRHPNVPSHPGLSAGRRALALFAIFMLCLTLVPSPFPGNSLRELMGIKTVHVPFLPR; this is encoded by the coding sequence ATGTCTGAATCTGGTATCCCAGTCTCACCGCCGGAAATCCATGAGTTTCGACAATACCCCGTCTACGTCGTCCAACCCTCGCGTCCGCGCTATTGGCTCCACCTCTTACTGCTCCTGCTCACGCTGCTGACCACCACCATAGTCGGCGCCCAACTTCAGGCCAATTTCGACCACAACGTTCCCGTACTCCGTCCAGGCGACACCTATCTTCCGCTCTTTCCCTTCGAATGGCTGGTGCGCGACCCTCACGCGATTCTGCGCGGCATACCATTCTCCCTGACCCTGATGCTCATTCTTTTCGCGCACGAGATGGGACACTACATCTGCGCCCGCCGATACCACGTCTCCGCGACCCTGCCGTTCTTCATTCCCGCACCGACGCTCATCGGAACGCTCGGCGCTTTTATCCGTATCAAGTCCTACATTCCCACCCGCGAAGCACTCTTCGATATCGGCATCGCCGGCCCCATAGCCGGATTTATCTTCGCCGTTCCTGCAATGTTCGCCGGACTCCTGCTCTCACGCCCCGGCGTGCACCTGGTAGGCGACGACATCGCGCTGGGATATCCCGCGATTTTCCATCTCGGACGCCTCGCACTCCCGCACGCGGCCGCGGCATTTACTCATCCGCTCAGTTCGCTCAATCCTCATCCAATCGCGATTGCCGCCTGGGTCGGAATGTTCGCCACCGCTCTCAACCTGCTCCCCGGCGGTCAACTCGACGGCGGACACATCATCTACGCCGCTTTCCCCCGTGCCCACAAGTGGGTGTCCATGCTCACGATCGTCGCCCTTATCCCACTCTCATTCTTCGGATGGCTGGGATGGCTCTTGTGGGCGGCCATCCTCGGCGTCACCGGACTCCGCCACCCCAACGTACCCTCGCATCCCGGCCTCTCCGCCGGACGCCGCGCACTCGCCCTCTTCGCCATCTTCATGCTCTGCCTGACGCTCGTCCCGTCGCCCTTTCCCGGCAACTCCCTCCGCGAACTCATGGGCATCAAGACCGTCCATGTGCCTTTCCTTCCGCGGTAG
- a CDS encoding tetratricopeptide repeat protein — MQLPPACCLLLCVGCLLGKAGSQSQQLLPPPTAPLTAVTEAIVDAQIRTLNLEDVALLTEKAAHDDVQAQCILGVAYADGLKLPHDDREGLRWLLRAADHGITWVQNRIGLMYRLGEGTTPDDKEAVKWFRTAAEQLEPHAATNLAYMYFNGYGASQDFKLAAKWFRVAADQGYASAQNNLGALYQFGLGVHRDYAQAMHWYVAAAENGLPAAADNVGALYASGLGVSKNYAEAVRWFLLSAAQGDPVGQEQLAIMYDEGKGVPRDRRVAADWYLKSAMQGYASSQFRLGEMYAAGLGVPLDYAAAYFWFMLASSGGYAKAKGSAQDLSRIMTPSQRQAAETRLASPRKPSSSARPAGFLH, encoded by the coding sequence ATGCAGTTACCTCCTGCTTGCTGCTTACTGCTCTGTGTTGGCTGCCTCCTCGGAAAAGCCGGTTCCCAATCTCAGCAGCTATTACCTCCGCCAACCGCGCCATTAACCGCCGTCACCGAGGCAATCGTTGACGCCCAGATTCGAACGCTCAATTTGGAAGATGTTGCCTTACTGACCGAAAAAGCCGCTCACGATGACGTCCAGGCTCAGTGCATCCTTGGAGTGGCCTACGCCGACGGATTGAAGCTCCCGCACGACGACCGCGAGGGACTCCGATGGCTCCTCCGCGCCGCGGATCACGGCATTACATGGGTGCAGAACCGCATCGGCCTCATGTACCGCCTGGGGGAGGGGACGACACCAGATGATAAAGAAGCGGTGAAATGGTTTCGCACCGCCGCCGAGCAACTGGAACCGCACGCTGCAACCAATCTTGCTTACATGTACTTCAATGGCTACGGAGCGTCGCAGGACTTCAAACTGGCGGCGAAATGGTTCCGCGTCGCTGCTGATCAGGGCTACGCCAGTGCCCAGAACAATCTTGGAGCCCTCTATCAATTTGGGCTCGGCGTTCATCGTGACTATGCGCAAGCCATGCACTGGTATGTAGCCGCCGCGGAAAACGGCCTCCCGGCAGCCGCCGACAATGTCGGTGCTCTCTACGCTTCCGGATTGGGCGTGAGCAAGAATTACGCCGAAGCTGTCCGCTGGTTCCTGCTATCCGCTGCGCAAGGCGACCCCGTCGGCCAGGAGCAATTGGCGATCATGTATGACGAAGGCAAAGGCGTTCCCCGTGACCGTCGCGTTGCCGCCGACTGGTACCTCAAGTCCGCCATGCAGGGCTACGCCTCCTCGCAATTTCGCTTGGGTGAAATGTACGCTGCCGGACTCGGAGTTCCCCTCGATTACGCTGCTGCTTACTTCTGGTTCATGCTGGCTTCGAGTGGCGGATATGCAAAGGCCAAAGGATCTGCCCAGGATTTGTCGCGCATCATGACCCCCAGCCAGCGACAGGCTGCGGAAACTCGCCTCGCCTCGCCTCGGAAACCCAGCTCATCCGCCAGACCAGCCGGGTTTTTGCATTGA
- a CDS encoding potassium/proton antiporter, which produces MPSVETVLLIAASLFVVSILASKASARLGVPSLLLFVGIGMLAGSDGPGGIYFDFPWVTQFVGVTALALILFAAGFDTRLKVVRPVIAPAISLATIGVLISTALVGLFMAWVWQLPPLHGLLVGAIISSTDAAAVISLLRSRNLSLRSGLQEVIEFESGSNDPMAVLLTIVLLHLVTYETASTWQVASLLVRQIVIGLAGGFALGHVGAKIINRIRLESEGLYPVLSVTIALLSYSIPASLSGSGFLSVYVAGLIIGNNNLIHRNSVRVFNDGISWLMQITMFLVLGLQVFPSRLPSVAAPGLLIASFLMFVARPVSVFAALPTRRFSWRERLFISWAGLRGAVPVVLATFPLLAGMREAGTIFNVVFFVALTSLLIQGTTLPLAARFLHVGSTLLTRPSFPIQFNPTEFTDKELVELTIRAGAPADGKRIMDLGLPARTLVVLVGRSNQFVAPEGGTVLRQGDIASVLTTREHLSTVRTILEG; this is translated from the coding sequence GTGCCAAGCGTCGAGACCGTTCTCCTCATTGCCGCTTCTTTGTTCGTTGTCAGTATCCTGGCGAGCAAAGCCTCGGCACGTCTTGGCGTGCCCTCTCTTTTGCTGTTCGTCGGAATCGGAATGCTCGCGGGCTCCGACGGTCCCGGCGGCATTTACTTTGACTTTCCCTGGGTCACCCAGTTCGTAGGCGTCACCGCTCTTGCACTCATCCTTTTCGCTGCCGGCTTCGACACTCGCCTCAAAGTCGTTCGGCCGGTAATCGCTCCCGCCATCAGTCTCGCCACTATAGGAGTTCTCATCAGCACCGCGCTGGTAGGTCTCTTCATGGCATGGGTCTGGCAACTCCCACCGCTCCACGGCCTCCTCGTCGGCGCCATCATCTCTTCCACCGACGCAGCCGCGGTCATCTCCTTGCTTCGTTCCAGGAACTTATCTCTTCGCTCCGGTCTTCAGGAGGTCATCGAGTTTGAATCAGGTAGCAACGACCCTATGGCCGTTCTGCTCACCATTGTTCTGCTCCACCTCGTCACTTACGAAACCGCGAGCACGTGGCAAGTCGCATCGCTTCTGGTGCGACAAATCGTCATCGGACTGGCGGGCGGATTTGCACTTGGTCATGTCGGCGCAAAAATCATCAATCGCATCCGACTTGAATCCGAAGGCTTGTATCCCGTCCTCTCTGTGACTATCGCCCTGCTCTCATATTCCATCCCGGCCTCACTCAGTGGCAGCGGCTTTCTCTCCGTCTACGTCGCCGGTCTAATCATCGGGAACAACAATCTCATCCATCGCAACAGTGTCCGCGTCTTCAACGATGGCATCTCCTGGCTCATGCAGATAACGATGTTCCTCGTCCTTGGCCTGCAAGTATTCCCATCTCGGCTTCCTTCCGTAGCCGCCCCCGGCCTGCTCATCGCGAGCTTTTTAATGTTCGTCGCACGCCCCGTCAGCGTCTTCGCCGCCCTTCCCACTCGACGCTTTTCGTGGCGCGAAAGACTCTTCATCTCCTGGGCCGGACTTCGCGGCGCCGTCCCCGTCGTCCTCGCCACATTCCCTCTGCTCGCTGGAATGCGGGAGGCCGGAACCATTTTCAACGTCGTCTTTTTTGTCGCACTCACCTCGCTGCTCATCCAGGGAACCACGCTGCCGCTCGCCGCTCGCTTCCTTCATGTCGGCTCAACCCTCCTCACGAGACCATCCTTCCCCATCCAATTCAATCCAACCGAGTTCACCGACAAAGAACTCGTCGAGCTAACGATTCGCGCGGGAGCCCCAGCCGACGGCAAACGCATCATGGATCTCGGCCTCCCTGCCCGTACGCTCGTTGTCCTTGTGGGACGCTCCAATCAGTTCGTGGCTCCCGAAGGCGGTACCGTTCTTCGCCAAGGAGACATCGCTTCCGTCCTCACCACGCGCGAACATCTTTCAACCGTTCGCACCATCCTCGAAGGCTGA
- a CDS encoding tetratricopeptide repeat protein: MALHRGLVLGFISLLLAVSSQAKPLSPVEPAAVSEQSIDQLLRNLSPQDVPSLAQRAAADDIDAQCVLGVAYSDGLRLPHNDGEGLKWLRLAAGHGLTWVQNRIGSMYHRGEGVPRDDKQAVKWFRIAAEQHDARAAANLAYMYLQGYGVSQDYKAAVRWFRIGAELGYVAAQNNLGAMYHYGLGVRRDYPEALKWYRAAAQQGSPTAADGLGVMYEQGLGVTQDYATAMQWFHQSAAAGDAIAMAQIGQLYDKGLGVPRDYHLASHWYLKSATLGYAMAQYRVGQMYANGLGVPLDYVSAYVWFTSAFRGGLEPGRRSAAEVAQIMTPSQRQEAEARLATDAPISNPTAAILEMKGKARGLIAKEKLPDSTSAH; encoded by the coding sequence ATGGCGTTGCACCGCGGCCTCGTTCTCGGCTTTATTTCTCTTCTCTTGGCCGTTTCATCGCAAGCTAAGCCGCTTTCTCCCGTCGAGCCTGCCGCCGTTTCCGAACAAAGCATCGATCAGCTTTTGCGCAATCTAAGCCCGCAAGACGTGCCCTCGCTCGCACAAAGAGCGGCTGCGGACGACATCGACGCGCAGTGCGTTTTAGGGGTTGCTTACTCCGACGGCCTAAGACTCCCGCACAATGACGGCGAAGGTCTGAAGTGGCTGCGTCTCGCCGCCGGCCACGGCCTGACTTGGGTGCAGAATCGCATCGGCTCCATGTATCACCGTGGCGAGGGCGTGCCTCGCGACGACAAGCAAGCAGTGAAGTGGTTCCGTATCGCCGCAGAACAGCACGATGCGCGCGCAGCCGCCAATCTCGCCTACATGTATCTCCAGGGCTACGGCGTCTCACAGGATTACAAGGCGGCCGTGCGATGGTTCCGCATCGGTGCCGAACTCGGCTATGTCGCCGCTCAAAACAATCTCGGCGCTATGTATCACTATGGCCTCGGCGTGCGTCGCGACTACCCCGAGGCTCTCAAGTGGTATCGCGCGGCCGCGCAGCAGGGCTCGCCCACAGCCGCCGACGGCCTCGGCGTCATGTACGAACAGGGATTGGGTGTAACGCAGGACTACGCCACCGCCATGCAATGGTTCCACCAGTCCGCCGCCGCGGGTGACGCCATAGCCATGGCTCAAATCGGGCAGCTATACGACAAAGGCCTCGGCGTGCCCCGCGACTATCACCTCGCCTCCCACTGGTATCTCAAATCCGCCACACTCGGCTATGCCATGGCGCAATACCGCGTCGGCCAGATGTACGCCAATGGCCTCGGCGTCCCTCTCGATTATGTATCCGCCTACGTCTGGTTCACCTCGGCCTTCCGCGGCGGTCTCGAGCCCGGACGCCGATCGGCCGCCGAGGTCGCCCAGATCATGACTCCCTCGCAGCGCCAGGAAGCCGAGGCCCGCCTCGCCACCGATGCTCCCATCTCCAATCCTACCGCCGCGATTCTCGAGATGAAGGGCAAGGCCAGGGGCCTTATCGCCAAGGAAAAGCTGCCAGATTCAACTTCCGCCCACTGA
- a CDS encoding cytochrome c3 family protein, whose amino-acid sequence MSKTMSTGLVPNLAASHPFSLKLPLKDAANLVPSLASSGMTADATQTVKLIKGNLECGSCHEPHNQRIDKRSTNFLVKDNSNGSLCLACHTVNARTVNTINNPLAQWTNNAHARSNAVVNSSAGWGGYNTVAEFACIACHVPHNAGAEKGLLRTSTTLLPNLDPVSQNCATCHGGGTVLLQPLLNVVDVMGTKGHPYATDTNPHTGGESVVPDQNRHASCADCHNGHAAQPTTTFNVPPGVRPSQNGVSGVAADGTLLPGSAANQYEICLRCHGYSTGKQILSSVYGYLPLRGATGADQLNLIYQFGTTALSKHPVMTDAKLANQPSLRTGILSIGGSTQARVMGSRLFCSDCHNSDNNREFGGNGPNGPHGSTYDHILERPYLISQVAPSAAPGTDIINLVTNLQPGDARLQPGSNGPFELCAKCHNLNSIMSDQSFAHHSNHLQDGFSCSVCHSAHGVPSGNANFTGERLINFDMTVVGPFKGTVSYVRGSCTLTCHGRDHDHLK is encoded by the coding sequence ATGTCGAAAACAATGTCGACTGGTTTGGTTCCGAATCTTGCCGCCTCACATCCGTTCAGCCTGAAACTCCCCCTGAAGGATGCCGCCAACCTCGTTCCGAGCCTGGCTTCTTCGGGAATGACCGCCGACGCGACACAGACAGTGAAGCTCATCAAGGGCAATCTCGAATGCGGCAGTTGCCATGAACCTCACAATCAGCGAATCGATAAGCGTTCCACGAATTTCCTCGTGAAGGACAATAGCAACGGAAGCCTCTGCCTTGCCTGTCACACGGTGAACGCGAGGACGGTCAATACGATCAACAATCCGCTGGCGCAGTGGACAAATAACGCGCACGCGAGAAGCAATGCTGTGGTGAATTCGTCTGCCGGCTGGGGCGGATACAACACAGTTGCGGAATTTGCCTGTATCGCGTGCCACGTTCCGCACAACGCCGGTGCGGAAAAGGGTCTTCTGCGGACCAGTACGACACTGCTTCCTAACCTTGATCCGGTAAGCCAAAACTGTGCAACGTGCCACGGTGGTGGAACCGTGTTGTTACAGCCGCTCCTGAATGTCGTCGACGTGATGGGCACAAAGGGCCATCCGTATGCTACTGACACAAATCCGCACACTGGGGGAGAGTCCGTCGTACCGGATCAGAATCGTCACGCGAGTTGCGCTGATTGTCACAACGGACACGCTGCGCAGCCTACAACAACTTTCAATGTGCCTCCGGGTGTGAGGCCCTCGCAAAATGGAGTGTCCGGTGTCGCTGCCGACGGGACTCTTCTTCCGGGGTCTGCGGCAAACCAATACGAAATCTGCCTCCGCTGTCACGGTTACAGCACCGGCAAGCAGATACTTTCATCGGTCTATGGCTACCTTCCACTCCGGGGTGCCACCGGAGCGGATCAACTCAATTTGATCTACCAGTTCGGTACTACGGCGCTTTCGAAACATCCCGTTATGACGGATGCCAAATTGGCTAACCAGCCAAGCCTCCGCACAGGGATTCTGTCCATCGGCGGCAGTACACAAGCCAGGGTGATGGGGTCGCGCTTGTTCTGCAGCGACTGTCACAACAGTGACAATAACCGGGAATTTGGCGGGAACGGACCGAACGGGCCTCACGGGTCGACCTATGACCATATTCTCGAGCGTCCTTACCTGATCAGCCAGGTCGCACCCAGCGCGGCGCCTGGCACGGACATTATCAATCTCGTTACGAACCTGCAACCCGGTGATGCTCGCCTGCAACCTGGAAGTAATGGTCCATTCGAACTTTGCGCAAAATGCCACAACCTCAACAGCATCATGAGCGATCAATCTTTCGCTCATCACTCGAACCACCTGCAGGATGGATTTTCCTGTTCGGTTTGTCACTCCGCGCACGGAGTGCCGTCCGGCAACGCGAACTTCACGGGCGAGAGATTGATAAATTTCGATATGACTGTGGTGGGACCTTTCAAGGGTACGGTTTCTTACGTCAGGGGATCCTGCACGTTGACTTGCCACGGCAGGGATCACGACCACTTGAAGTGA
- a CDS encoding 6-bladed beta-propeller has product MVQRILIGLLNSKTRNAALAVVLVVLAQAPCLAGRREKPKAAPRPPDLLLEGGRKLSFQSTFSSERDVRSKPGFWTKLVDVIAGEPDFKRMLRPYSIAVDSRGRMIVTDPGIGGVHLLDPAQHKYKLLERKGKGKDSMLEPQCVAVDGKDNIYVTDSKAGKIFVFDANGKYRRVLGSIKGEGFFKRPTGIAVDNETEQIYVTDTLRDRVFVMDPTGQVLRTIGKRGPGNGEFNFPTEVLIRNGMIAVVDAMNFRVQIFDRSGNFQSAIGSIGDSEGTIFRPKGIAIDSEDHIYLVEGLRGNVQVFDRQGVLLYDFGGKGTQLGRFQLPAGLFIDGSDRVYVVDSYNRRIQVFQYSGPRTRAEGARK; this is encoded by the coding sequence ATGGTTCAACGTATTTTGATTGGCTTACTGAATTCGAAGACTCGAAACGCAGCGCTGGCCGTTGTGCTAGTCGTGCTTGCGCAGGCGCCCTGTTTAGCGGGCCGTCGTGAAAAGCCCAAGGCCGCGCCGCGCCCGCCCGATCTGTTGCTGGAGGGCGGCCGGAAACTGAGTTTTCAGAGCACCTTCAGTTCGGAGCGCGACGTCCGCTCCAAGCCTGGTTTCTGGACCAAACTGGTGGATGTGATTGCCGGTGAACCGGATTTCAAGAGGATGCTGAGGCCATACAGCATAGCAGTCGATTCGCGGGGACGCATGATCGTCACGGACCCGGGCATCGGAGGAGTTCACCTGCTGGATCCCGCACAGCACAAGTACAAACTGCTCGAGCGCAAGGGAAAGGGCAAGGACAGCATGCTCGAGCCGCAGTGCGTAGCTGTCGATGGCAAAGACAACATTTACGTCACCGACTCCAAGGCCGGCAAGATTTTCGTCTTCGATGCCAACGGGAAGTATCGGCGAGTGCTAGGCAGCATTAAGGGCGAGGGATTCTTCAAGCGTCCCACCGGAATCGCGGTAGATAACGAAACTGAGCAGATTTACGTCACCGATACGCTCCGGGATCGCGTATTCGTGATGGACCCGACCGGGCAGGTCTTGCGGACGATCGGGAAGCGCGGCCCCGGCAATGGCGAATTCAATTTTCCAACCGAGGTGTTGATCCGGAACGGAATGATCGCAGTCGTGGACGCGATGAACTTCCGTGTGCAGATTTTCGATCGCAGTGGCAATTTCCAAAGCGCGATCGGATCGATAGGCGATTCAGAAGGGACGATCTTTCGTCCCAAGGGCATAGCAATCGATTCAGAAGATCACATTTACCTGGTCGAAGGACTCAGGGGTAATGTTCAGGTTTTTGATCGGCAGGGTGTGCTGCTTTATGACTTCGGTGGCAAGGGCACGCAGTTGGGGCGGTTCCAACTGCCCGCCGGCTTGTTTATTGACGGCAGCGACCGAGTCTATGTGGTGGATTCGTATAACCGCCGAATCCAGGTGTTCCAGTACTCTGGACCCCGGACAAGGGCGGAGGGAGCGCGGAAGTGA
- a CDS encoding peptidyl-prolyl cis-trans isomerase — translation MYKHCALTLLILNSLFASAQVASHAPTNLKPNASAAPMAEMTLSAAGKPVVSVNGTLLTDRDLVREMFAMFPYAQQHNGKIPKNLEPEIRQGALQMIVFEELLYQEAKGRKMVIPAERLRKAEREFRKTFADESAYKAFLKEEAHGSVAELREKIRRSFLIDAIMKAEITNKAKVTPVQVKAYYDKNPLLFQRAETIHFQSISILPPNESPATLKEARKRADEAVKQAKLAKTYRDFGLLAEKISEDDYRVNMGDHKKVPASQLPPPVVKVVAAMKPGDVSDLIQLGNAFTIVRLEEHIPSGTVPFAEVKDKLKASMENEKLEQLRSALGKKLRSKAKIQIL, via the coding sequence ATGTACAAACACTGCGCACTTACCCTATTAATCCTGAACTCGTTGTTTGCCTCGGCACAGGTTGCTTCGCACGCCCCCACAAACCTCAAGCCAAATGCTTCTGCTGCTCCCATGGCCGAGATGACCTTGAGCGCTGCCGGGAAACCAGTCGTAAGCGTCAACGGCACATTGCTGACGGATCGTGACCTGGTCCGCGAAATGTTCGCGATGTTCCCATACGCGCAACAGCACAATGGAAAGATTCCAAAGAACCTGGAGCCCGAGATTCGGCAGGGCGCACTGCAGATGATCGTTTTCGAAGAGTTGCTCTACCAGGAAGCGAAGGGGCGCAAGATGGTTATTCCTGCGGAGCGTCTTAGAAAAGCGGAGCGAGAATTCCGAAAGACGTTCGCAGACGAATCGGCCTACAAAGCATTTTTGAAAGAAGAAGCGCACGGTTCGGTGGCGGAATTGCGCGAGAAGATTCGCCGCTCGTTCCTGATCGACGCAATCATGAAAGCGGAGATCACCAACAAGGCAAAGGTGACCCCGGTACAGGTCAAGGCCTACTACGACAAGAATCCGCTTCTTTTTCAGCGAGCCGAGACCATTCACTTTCAGAGCATCTCGATCCTTCCGCCCAACGAAAGCCCGGCGACGCTGAAAGAAGCGCGAAAGAGAGCGGATGAAGCAGTAAAGCAGGCGAAATTGGCCAAGACCTACCGGGATTTCGGATTACTGGCCGAAAAGATTTCCGAGGACGACTACCGGGTCAACATGGGCGATCACAAGAAAGTTCCGGCAAGCCAACTGCCTCCACCGGTCGTAAAGGTCGTGGCGGCCATGAAACCCGGAGACGTCAGCGACCTCATCCAGCTTGGAAACGCATTCACGATCGTCAGGCTGGAAGAACACATTCCATCGGGAACGGTTCCGTTCGCGGAGGTGAAAGACAAGCTGAAAGCGAGCATGGAGAACGAAAAGCTCGAACAACTTCGATCAGCGTTAGGCAAGAAACTACGAAGCAAGGCGAAGATCCAGATCTTGTAG